TTGAAACTGCCCGTGAAGGTCAGGAATCCATAAATGAAGCTATTGAACAGCTTGATACTGTGAGTGAGACTGTAGAATTTGCCACCGATGCCATAGAAAAACTCAATAAAAGGTCTCAGCAGATAGGTAATATGATAGAAGTTATAGAATCTATAGCCTCGCAGACAAATCTGCTCGCTTTGAATGCTGCCATAGAGGCAGCCCGGGCCGGTGAAGCTGGACGAGGATTTTCTGTGGTAGCTGAAGAAATAAGAGAGCTGGCTGAAGAGTCCTCGGAAGCCGCCGGTGAGATAACCAGCCTGATCGAGGATATCCAGTCCGAAACTCAGGCTACTATAAACTCGATGCAGACAAATATAAAACAGGTAGATAAACAGATAGAATCAATAAATGAAGCCGGCGACTCTCTTGAGGGTATTGTAAGCACTTCTCGCAGCACAGAGGAAAGGGTGGAGGAAATGAAGGACTTTGCTGAAGATCTGGGCAGAAGAATCAAGGATATAAATCAATCGATAAATTCCATTTCAGAATCAGTCGAGGACAACGCTGCCAGCAGCGAAGAGGTTTCGGCTCTGGCTGAAGAACAGAGCGCTTCAGTGGAAGAGGTGGCCGCCTCAGCCGATGAACTGGAAAATATGGCCGAGCATCTCAAAGAGATGATTTCAGCTTTTAATATAGAGCAAGAATGAAACACGTATAAATTATATAAAAGTTCAGGCCAAACAAAAAGAGTGGACAAGTAATGTGAATAAGCTGCCGAAAGAAATTCCCCAATCTGGATAGATGATTGGGGGATTTTTTCACTGCCGGCTCTAAAAAGCTGACCAAGTGTTCGGTTTCATTAAAAATTCAGGTAATTACAGACAGTCTTGGGGAGGTATCCGATAATGAAAAAAATTATTTTGGGCAAAACCGGGCTGGAAATTTCCACCCTGGGTTTTGGTGGAATTCCCGTACAGAGAGTTTCGCAGCAGGAGGCTAAAATCACTGTTAAAACTGCTGTCGAGCGTGGAATTAACTTTATCGATACAGCTCGCGCTTATTCCGATAGTGAGGAAAAGATCGGGCTGACTTTGCAGGAACTGGACAAAAAAGTTTATCTGGCTTCCAAAACACCAGCTGAAAATGCTGAAAAGGCATATCAGGATGTAAAAGTTAGCATTGACAATCTGCAGGTTGATAAGATCGATCTTTACCAGCTGCATCATGTCAGCAGCGAAGAGAATTACAAAGATCAGGTTACAAAGAAAAATAGCGCCCTGCAGGGTTTGATGAAGGCCCGCAGCGATGGACTTATTGATCATATAGGGATCACCGGTCATTCCAATGAGCTGCTGTTGAGGGCTATAAAAGAAAATAATTTTGCCACCGTTCAATTTTGTTATAATTTTATCGAGACTGAGGCGGAAAAGAAGCTGATTCCAGCCGCAGAAGAAAGAGATATGGGCATGATAGCAATGAAACCCATGGCCGGCGGAAGACTGCAGGCGCCTGAAATAGCTCTTCGCTATATTTTGACCCGGGATAGTGTGATTCCCATTCCCGGTATGGAAAGCCCTCAGGAAGTTGCAGAAAATGTGGCTGCAGCAGACCGGACTGAAAAGCTCAGCGAGGAAGAGATAGAATTTATAGAAAAAAAGAGGGAAGAATTGGGGGATCAGTTCTGCCGGCGCTGTCAGTACTGCCTTCCCTGTCCGGAAGGAATACAGATCCCGGTTGTTTTGAGAGTTGAATCTTTTCTCAATCGCATGCCGGCAAAAAAGATAAAAGAAGGTCCTTACGAAACATTTTTACAGGCCGAGAATTGTATCGAGTGCGGAAAATGCGTGGAAAAATGTCCTTATGAGCTTCCCATTCCCCGACTTCTACAGGAAAATTTAGAACTGGCCCGACAAAAGTTGGGCTAGCTTCAACGGATTTTTTGATTAAATTTATATTTTAAGCCCGATACTATCAGTTGGTTTTAGCTTTAAAGTTGCCGATCCCGATTTCGGGATCGATTTTTCTTTTTTAGAGCGGTTTTATCCAGGCTAAAAATATAATAAGCCCTCAGCCGACAGCAGTCCGTCACCGCCGATTGAGGGCTTTATATTGTGTTGATCCTCTTATGATGTTACTTAACCACCATAACAGATTTTTTACTCTGTCTCACTACTTTTTCAGTTGTACTCCCGATCAAGAATCTTTTGATTCGACTTTTCCCCCTTTCGCCCATTACTACCAGATCAAAATCTCCTTTTTCCGCCTCATTGCAGATGAGGTGAGCGGGGTTTCCTTCTTTGGCAATTATATTAACATTTTCAATGCCAATCCTTTCAGCACATTTCTCGGCCATTTCCCGGGCTTTTTCTTCTCTTTGAGATGAGTAACCGTTCTGAAGAGAGGGGGCGGAGGTGGCACTTTCGACCACAGTTATAACAGTAACACTGGCATTTAAATCCTGGGCCAGTTCGCTAACTTTTCCAACAGCTTTGTCACAAGTTTCGGAACCATCGTAGGCCAGCAGAATCTTTTCCATTTTATTCACCACACTTTCTGTGGTTTTTTAGAATAAATATAATGTTTTAACCTTCAAATTAATTATAACATTATTATAAAAAAAGTTCAATTTTTGAATATTATCATCGATATAAAAAGCTGCAGAGCTGTATATAAAGTTTATATTTCAACTCTGCAGCTTTTTTAAAAAAATATGATTTTAAAGGATAGACCTGCTATTAACCTCTATCCACTATGGTCGCTGTACCCTGGCCGCCACCTATGCAGAGTGCTGCCAGTCCTTTTTTGACGTCTCGCTTTTCCATCTCGTGCAGCAGTGTTACCAGTATTCTGGCTCCACTGCAGCCGATTGGATGGCCCAGAGCAATGGCGCCGCCGTTGACATTGACAATTTCAGGATCCAGATCCAGCTCGTTTAGAACAGCCAGAGATTGAGCGGCAAAAGCCTCGTTCAGCTCGACCAGCTCCAGATCATCTATCTCCAGATCTGCTTTTTCCAGAGCTTTTTCAGTGGCCGGGATGGGACCGGTTCCCATGATTTCTGGATCTACTCCGGCCGAAGCATATGATTCAATAACTGCCAGAGGTTCTACGCCCAGCTCTTTAGCTTTTTCTTCGCTCATCATTATTAGAGCAGCAGCCCCATCATTTATTCCTGAAGCATTGGCGGCGGTGACGGTTCCATCTTTTTTGAAAGCAGGACCGAGATTGGCCAGTTTTTCAGCAGTTGTTCCGAATCGAGGGTGCTCATCTTCATCAAAAACTTCGGGTTCGCCCCGGCGCTGAGGAATTTCTACAGGCACTATCTCATCAGAAAATCTATCATCTTTTATAGCTTCTTCTGCTTTTTGCTGACTTTTGGCGGCAAATTCATCCTGTTCTTCTCTGCTGATATTCCATTTTTCCGCGACATTTTCAGCAGTCACGCCCATATGATAATCGTTAAAAACGTCCCAGAGTCCATCTTTTATCATCATATCGGTTATTTCGCCGTGACCCATTTTATTGCCCCAGCGATAATCGTCAACTACATATCCGGTTTGGCTCATATTTTCCATACCTCCGACGGCAATCACATCGGCATCATCGGTAAGGATGGCCTGGGCTGCAAGATTAACTGATTTCAATCCCGAACCACACACCTTATTGATGGTTACTGCTGGTACTTTATAAGGGATATCAGCTCTGACGGCGGATTGCCGTGCGGGGTTCTGGCCCAATCCTCCCTGTAGAACATTGCCCATTATTACCTCTTCGACATCCTCGCCCGATATTCCGGCCCGCTTCATGGCTTCTTCCAGGGCTATAGAGCCTAATTCCACGGCTTCTATATCTTTTAGAGAGCCTCCAAAAGCACCGATAGGAGTTCTAACGGCGCTGACTATGGCTATATTTCTCATTATTTATAACCTCCTGTATTTAATTAATTTACCTATTTAACGGCTTATATACGAGAGCATAATTGGAAGCGGCGCTGCCTCCGATGTTAAAACTCATCCCCAATTCAGGATTATCCAGGGCTAAACCGATAGGTTCTCCCATCAGCTGCCTTGCTGCCAGCACAGCCATGGACACACCTGTAGCGCCTACAGGATGACCTTTAGCTTTCAACCCCCCGGAAAGATTTACCGGGAGCCGTCCATTAGCTTCCGTCCAGCCGTTACGAATAGCCTCTGCCCCCTTACCATCCTCTGTCAGCCCCAGGGTTTCATAGATGATCAGCTCGGCTATGGTAAAGCAGTCATGGACTTCAGCAAAATCAAGGTCTTCAACTGAAATTCCGGCCTGTTCAAAAGCATTTTCGACGGCGATTTTCCCTGCGGTAAATTCGTAATTGGAACGCTTGTTCAGCTCAAGATAATCGGTCGTGTGGCTGAAGGCGGTAATTTCCACACCTTCAAAGCCGTTCTCTTCGGCAATTTCCGAACGAGTCAAAACTAGAGCTGCAGCTCCGTCAGTGATAAGCGAGCAGTCATATAATCTGAGGGGATCGGCTATTATCGGGTTTTTATCCTCTTCCAGGTCCAAAATATCCTGATGACTGCAGTTCCAGGGCATCTGAGCCAGTTCATTTTCTTCTGCATTGCGATGATTTTTAGCTGAAATACGGGCCAGAATTTCTTCCATCTCTTCCTGATCATATCCATATTTTTCTCCGTACCCTCTGGCAAATTCAGCAAAAAGCCCGGGAAATGTCATTCCCTCAGCTCCCTCATCAGGCCAGTAGGAAGCTTTAGAAAGAGCTTTCATGGCCCCTTTTGTGTCGAGCGAATTCATCTTTTCAACACCTACTATGAGTGCATAGTCGGCGCTGCCGGAAAGCAGAGCATTGCGGGCAGCATCTATGGCTGCAGATCCCGAGGCGCAGGCATTTTCAACCCTGGTGGCCGGAGTGAAGCGAAGATCTTCATGTATTTCCAGCCCGTATGGGCCAAGATGTTCCTGATTATTGAAACTTCCAGCGCTGTAATTTGCTATCCAGATTCCGTCGATATCTGCAGGAGCGAGCTCAGTATCTGCCAGTGCTTCTTTCCCAGATTCTTCGAGCAGCTCATACAGATCTTTATCGAGATTGCCGAACTCGGTATGTCCGGTTCCAATAATGCTAACGCTCATAAATTTAACCTCCTGCACAATATTTTGCTATCAGCCGGGATAAATCTCAACCCTGCCGGGGATAATAGCTGGCAGGGTTGAGTTCCGGCCATTTAACAGGCTTAATCATGCCTTCAGACAGTTTTTTTAAAGAATTTGACCGCCATCAACAGGCAGGATTGCGCCGTTAACATAGGCTGCTTCTTCCGAAGATAAATAGAGATATGCATGGGCGATCTCTTCGGATTCACCCAGTCTGCCCAG
The Halarsenatibacter silvermanii DNA segment above includes these coding regions:
- a CDS encoding aldo/keto reductase; this encodes MKKIILGKTGLEISTLGFGGIPVQRVSQQEAKITVKTAVERGINFIDTARAYSDSEEKIGLTLQELDKKVYLASKTPAENAEKAYQDVKVSIDNLQVDKIDLYQLHHVSSEENYKDQVTKKNSALQGLMKARSDGLIDHIGITGHSNELLLRAIKENNFATVQFCYNFIETEAEKKLIPAAEERDMGMIAMKPMAGGRLQAPEIALRYILTRDSVIPIPGMESPQEVAENVAAADRTEKLSEEEIEFIEKKREELGDQFCRRCQYCLPCPEGIQIPVVLRVESFLNRMPAKKIKEGPYETFLQAENCIECGKCVEKCPYELPIPRLLQENLELARQKLG
- a CDS encoding acetyl-CoA C-acetyltransferase; the encoded protein is MRNIAIVSAVRTPIGAFGGSLKDIEAVELGSIALEEAMKRAGISGEDVEEVIMGNVLQGGLGQNPARQSAVRADIPYKVPAVTINKVCGSGLKSVNLAAQAILTDDADVIAVGGMENMSQTGYVVDDYRWGNKMGHGEITDMMIKDGLWDVFNDYHMGVTAENVAEKWNISREEQDEFAAKSQQKAEEAIKDDRFSDEIVPVEIPQRRGEPEVFDEDEHPRFGTTAEKLANLGPAFKKDGTVTAANASGINDGAAALIMMSEEKAKELGVEPLAVIESYASAGVDPEIMGTGPIPATEKALEKADLEIDDLELVELNEAFAAQSLAVLNELDLDPEIVNVNGGAIALGHPIGCSGARILVTLLHEMEKRDVKKGLAALCIGGGQGTATIVDRG
- a CDS encoding universal stress protein, whose product is MEKILLAYDGSETCDKAVGKVSELAQDLNASVTVITVVESATSAPSLQNGYSSQREEKAREMAEKCAERIGIENVNIIAKEGNPAHLICNEAEKGDFDLVVMGERGKSRIKRFLIGSTTEKVVRQSKKSVMVVK
- a CDS encoding thiolase domain-containing protein, whose amino-acid sequence is MSVSIIGTGHTEFGNLDKDLYELLEESGKEALADTELAPADIDGIWIANYSAGSFNNQEHLGPYGLEIHEDLRFTPATRVENACASGSAAIDAARNALLSGSADYALIVGVEKMNSLDTKGAMKALSKASYWPDEGAEGMTFPGLFAEFARGYGEKYGYDQEEMEEILARISAKNHRNAEENELAQMPWNCSHQDILDLEEDKNPIIADPLRLYDCSLITDGAAALVLTRSEIAEENGFEGVEITAFSHTTDYLELNKRSNYEFTAGKIAVENAFEQAGISVEDLDFAEVHDCFTIAELIIYETLGLTEDGKGAEAIRNGWTEANGRLPVNLSGGLKAKGHPVGATGVSMAVLAARQLMGEPIGLALDNPELGMSFNIGGSAASNYALVYKPLNR